One part of the Streptomyces ferrugineus genome encodes these proteins:
- a CDS encoding helix-turn-helix domain-containing protein: MLLGSQLRRLREARGITREAAGYSIRASESKISRMELGRVSFKTRDVEDLLTLYGITDEQERASLLSLAREANVAGWWHSYSDVLPSWFPTYVGLEGAASLIRAYEVQFVHGLLQTEAYARAVVRRGMKGASAADVEKRVALRLERQKYLVAESAPEFHIVLDEAALRRPYGDREVMRGQLQHLIEVSQRPNVRLQIMPFGFGGHSGESGAFTILSFPESDLSDVVYLEQLTSALYLDKHEDVAQYEKALKELQQDSPGPDESRDLLRGLLQLS; this comes from the coding sequence ATGCTGCTCGGCTCGCAACTGAGGCGACTGCGGGAAGCGCGAGGGATCACGCGCGAGGCGGCGGGATACTCCATCCGCGCTTCGGAGTCGAAGATCAGCCGTATGGAGCTGGGCCGGGTGAGCTTCAAGACACGTGACGTCGAGGACCTGCTGACGCTGTACGGCATCACGGACGAGCAGGAGCGCGCCTCGCTCCTCTCCCTCGCCCGCGAGGCCAACGTCGCCGGCTGGTGGCACAGCTACTCCGACGTCCTGCCGAGCTGGTTCCCCACGTATGTCGGCCTGGAGGGCGCGGCCAGCCTCATCCGGGCGTACGAAGTGCAGTTCGTGCACGGCCTGTTGCAGACCGAGGCGTACGCCCGCGCGGTCGTCAGGCGCGGTATGAAGGGCGCGAGCGCGGCCGACGTCGAAAAGCGCGTGGCGCTGCGCCTGGAGCGGCAGAAGTACCTCGTCGCCGAGAGCGCCCCCGAGTTCCACATCGTGCTGGACGAGGCCGCCCTGCGCCGCCCCTACGGCGACCGCGAGGTGATGCGCGGCCAGCTGCAGCATCTGATCGAGGTCTCCCAGCGGCCCAACGTACGGCTGCAGATCATGCCGTTCGGCTTCGGCGGCCACTCGGGAGAGTCCGGCGCCTTCACCATCCTCAGCTTCCCCGAGTCCGACCTGTCGGACGTCGTCTACCTGGAGCAGCTCACCAGCGCCCTCTACCTCGACAAGCACGAGGACGTCGCCCAGTACGAGAAGGCGCTGAAGGAGCTCCAGCAGGACAGCCCGGGCCCGGACGAGAGCCGGGATCTTCTCCGAGGACTCCTTCAACTCTCCTGA